The proteins below come from a single Spirochaetales bacterium genomic window:
- the murI gene encoding glutamate racemase, which yields MANKQKPILIFDSGVGGLPYLERARMKLPNERFAYLADTRHFPYGEKSEDQIKKAVIDAVAAAIALIDPKCAVVACNTASVVALGELRKRFSIPFIGVVPAVKPAAFTSQKRTIGVLATQQTVNNPYLHNLIKEFASGCDVAIVPAGRVTELVEYEFFTAAEDEKLDVLQAVVKDILKRGIDSVVLACTHFLLLEKEFKSVLGDRVTLIDSREGVANQLVRVLDASGLRSEKRDGEDAFYHTGGPDKDEAGEQYFLFAKAYELVFAGALRMDY from the coding sequence ATGGCGAATAAGCAAAAACCGATTCTGATATTTGATTCCGGAGTGGGCGGGCTTCCATATCTGGAACGTGCGCGCATGAAACTTCCGAATGAACGCTTTGCCTATCTGGCGGATACACGCCATTTCCCTTACGGGGAAAAATCCGAAGATCAAATAAAGAAAGCGGTTATCGATGCCGTTGCCGCAGCTATCGCACTGATCGACCCGAAGTGCGCGGTCGTCGCCTGCAATACCGCTTCGGTTGTCGCACTCGGGGAACTCCGTAAGCGCTTTTCCATACCGTTTATCGGTGTCGTTCCCGCCGTCAAGCCGGCAGCTTTTACTTCGCAAAAGAGGACGATCGGGGTATTGGCCACGCAGCAGACAGTCAATAACCCGTACCTGCATAATCTGATAAAAGAATTCGCTTCAGGGTGTGATGTGGCTATTGTTCCGGCCGGTCGCGTCACGGAACTTGTCGAATACGAGTTTTTCACTGCAGCGGAAGATGAAAAGCTGGATGTTTTGCAGGCCGTCGTGAAAGATATACTGAAGCGGGGGATCGATTCCGTTGTCCTCGCCTGTACGCATTTTCTTTTACTGGAAAAAGAGTTTAAAAGTGTTCTCGGCGACAGGGTGACCCTCATCGATTCCCGTGAAGGGGTGGCAAATCAGCTCGTCAGGGTTCTCGATGCTTCCGGCCTTCGGTCGGAAAAGAGGGACGGGGAAGACGCCTTTTATCATACGGGCGGGCCGGATAAAGACGAGGCGGGGGAGCAGTACTTCCTCTTTGCGAAAGCATACGAGCTTGTCTTTGCCGGTGCTTTACGAATGGATTATTGA
- the rsgA gene encoding ribosome small subunit-dependent GTPase A: protein MEYLNGTVLYGINNIYTVLAGNRELRCRIKGKILEEEGRYYNPIASGDRVVVMEDPISDSMGWIVERGERDNGFYRFNRKKKLPQVIASNIDCIMAVCCDHRPPFRPRFIDRIIIAAQIEGIDVVILANKCDLGFSEMTKERLDEYGRIGYRVIHCSAITGKGVNDITGIMEGKLTVFIGQSGVGKSSLLNRIEPDLGLKIGAVSSKYDRGVHTTRFSLMMRLSSGARVIDTPGIREFFLYNLKPEELKYYFPEFNVPQQQCGYSTCLHIAEPDCMVKKHVEEGKILGDRYESYVRIFESLKEMEGNIHG, encoded by the coding sequence ATGGAATACCTGAATGGGACGGTCCTTTACGGCATCAACAATATCTATACGGTCCTTGCCGGTAACAGGGAACTCCGGTGCAGAATAAAGGGAAAAATACTGGAGGAGGAAGGCCGGTATTACAATCCGATCGCATCCGGGGACAGGGTCGTTGTCATGGAAGACCCTATTTCCGACAGTATGGGCTGGATTGTCGAACGCGGGGAGAGGGACAACGGATTCTACCGCTTTAACAGGAAGAAAAAACTACCCCAGGTGATCGCATCCAATATCGATTGTATTATGGCGGTATGCTGCGATCACAGACCGCCGTTCAGACCGCGGTTTATCGACCGCATAATCATCGCCGCACAGATCGAAGGAATCGATGTCGTCATCCTGGCGAACAAATGCGATCTCGGTTTTTCGGAAATGACAAAAGAACGGCTTGACGAATACGGCAGAATCGGGTACCGGGTCATTCACTGTTCCGCTATAACCGGAAAAGGAGTCAATGACATTACCGGAATCATGGAAGGAAAATTAACCGTCTTTATCGGCCAGTCGGGGGTGGGAAAATCATCGCTTTTAAACCGGATCGAACCGGATCTGGGACTCAAAATCGGGGCGGTCTCCTCGAAATACGACAGGGGTGTTCATACGACACGTTTTTCACTTATGATGAGGCTTTCCTCGGGTGCCCGGGTAATCGATACACCCGGAATACGGGAGTTTTTTCTTTATAACCTCAAGCCGGAGGAATTGAAATATTATTTTCCCGAGTTTAATGTACCGCAGCAACAGTGCGGCTATTCAACCTGCCTTCATATTGCCGAACCGGATTGCATGGTTAAAAAGCATGTCGAAGAAGGGAAAATTCTTGGTGACAGGTATGAAAGCTATGTGAGGATATTCGAAAGCCTGAAAGAAATGGAAGGGAATATTCATGGATAG
- a CDS encoding response regulator: MKTDKTLEGFTILIVDHSIAARGLFSRYIVRAGGKAIAVLDGNEGLKLLGEEHIDLLVTDIDVPGINGFELIARLKESNINIPHIIMTTADIDSYINLAIEKDIGNIITKEINEVEFIRTCRNLITGENIFGLKHYIPEAKKLVTEHINNTVQIKSIIQKIVDYALKHGMPGENKTYLAIILDEIISNSVYHAHGHTQAKLEHRAVELQANEIVEVCYGYNNYHLGISVTDFRGTLTKKKILMSFKNVIDQKKLIESSKDLLEIDIVDTIPTSGRGLQMIRLMSNDYYFNIKPDVMTQVIVMVNISKKAITYHNSSIKINELW, from the coding sequence ATGAAAACGGACAAAACACTTGAAGGATTCACGATTCTCATCGTCGATCATTCGATTGCCGCACGCGGACTGTTTTCCAGATATATCGTCAGGGCGGGCGGCAAGGCGATAGCGGTACTCGACGGGAATGAAGGCCTCAAGCTGCTCGGGGAAGAGCATATCGATCTTCTTGTTACCGATATCGATGTACCCGGAATCAATGGATTCGAGTTGATCGCACGGCTGAAAGAGTCGAATATCAACATTCCGCATATCATCATGACGACTGCGGATATCGACAGTTATATCAACCTCGCGATCGAAAAGGACATCGGAAACATCATCACCAAAGAGATTAACGAGGTCGAGTTCATAAGAACATGCAGAAACCTGATTACGGGAGAGAACATATTCGGTCTGAAGCATTATATCCCGGAGGCAAAAAAACTCGTCACCGAACATATCAACAATACCGTACAAATAAAGTCGATTATTCAAAAGATAGTCGATTATGCCCTGAAGCACGGCATGCCCGGGGAAAATAAAACCTACCTCGCGATAATCCTCGACGAGATCATATCGAACTCCGTTTATCACGCCCACGGCCACACACAGGCGAAACTCGAACACAGGGCCGTCGAACTGCAGGCCAACGAGATCGTCGAGGTATGTTACGGCTATAACAACTATCATCTGGGGATATCAGTTACCGATTTTCGCGGAACCCTGACAAAAAAAAAGATACTCATGTCGTTTAAAAACGTGATCGATCAGAAAAAGCTTATCGAAAGTTCAAAGGATCTTCTCGAGATCGATATTGTCGATACCATCCCGACATCGGGGCGCGGCCTTCAGATGATACGGCTCATGTCGAACGATTATTATTTCAACATCAAGCCCGATGTCATGACCCAGGTCATCGTCATGGTCAATATTTCAAAAAAAGCGATCACCTACCACAACAGCTCGATCAAGATCAACGAGTTGTGGTAG
- a CDS encoding endonuclease MutS2 has product MDSHTLALLQFDRIIAELKEYAVSDGGRRLLDGQVISKDKPVIAEALNAQTAFRKALQSGEVLGGIDFPDITPLFRRLSKEGAFLEPEELGSIGVYIESASKLRGVIGRLCDDPLLKTLSDNIPDLSGAAACIFAVIERNGEINEEKIPELKAIKRKLSGLSSEIDRLIKGYIDNPSYAAYWQSDMPTLRDGRAVLPMKANFKGRIKGVVHEVSTSGATVFLEPFDVVEKNNQVKQGENEFRRHLIAVLKDLTRRVSGELDSLLSMEKTVSRIDTIYARSRYAIIHQCNPAELSDTTLDLRNARHPLLGPEVVPTTITINDTSRVLIITGPNTGGKTVTLKTVGLLSAMTQFGMEIPADEGSVLPVFDSIYADIGDEQSLEQSLSTFSGHIVNLSRIIGGSSGESLVLLDELGAGTDPEEGVAIAMAILDHFIEKGSMVISTTHHGILKNYGYTRDSVENAAMEFDTETLTPRYRLIMGVPGESYALTIAGRHGIPSEIIDHAKRYLSDERTDISRLIRKLSEKQRELLQEEMNQRVREKALLEEKRRADLKELRLRQKEYELRKHGIRELRDFFLKSRKELEKFVLELREGEVTKDKVSQLKDRLRGIEKKVRAEERLLQEQFEGIVERSAIPVQTGMTVRIKNTGKIGKVIRKVKGGRWIVETPTMKVTLSAHEIEAAGEETDKNEGVVTTMTHGLSGDPVLQMDLRGYRLEDALRQIEKQIDGAIIRGLREFSIIHGKGDGILQQGVHRYLKKCPVVSDYHFSRPEEGGFGKTIVILEV; this is encoded by the coding sequence ATGGATAGTCATACGCTGGCCCTGCTTCAATTCGACCGTATTATTGCCGAGTTAAAAGAATACGCTGTAAGCGATGGAGGAAGAAGACTTTTAGACGGTCAGGTTATCAGTAAAGACAAACCGGTAATTGCAGAGGCCCTTAACGCACAGACGGCTTTCCGAAAAGCCCTGCAATCCGGTGAAGTATTGGGGGGAATCGATTTTCCGGATATCACCCCGCTGTTCAGACGGCTCTCAAAGGAGGGGGCTTTTTTAGAACCCGAAGAACTCGGATCGATTGGTGTTTATATTGAATCGGCCTCGAAGCTGAGGGGGGTTATCGGCAGGCTGTGTGACGATCCCCTTCTGAAGACGCTTTCGGACAATATTCCCGATCTATCCGGGGCGGCTGCATGTATCTTTGCCGTTATCGAAAGGAATGGTGAAATAAATGAGGAGAAGATCCCGGAGTTGAAGGCGATAAAACGAAAACTCTCAGGGCTTTCCTCGGAGATCGACCGGCTCATTAAAGGCTATATTGACAATCCTTCATACGCCGCGTACTGGCAGTCGGATATGCCGACGTTACGAGACGGGCGGGCGGTGCTTCCCATGAAAGCCAATTTCAAGGGAAGGATAAAAGGGGTCGTGCATGAAGTCTCGACAAGCGGGGCAACGGTCTTTCTCGAGCCGTTTGATGTTGTCGAGAAAAACAACCAGGTAAAACAGGGGGAAAACGAATTCAGAAGACATCTGATCGCGGTGTTGAAGGATCTGACGCGGCGTGTTTCCGGGGAACTGGATTCACTCCTCTCGATGGAAAAAACCGTTTCCCGCATCGATACGATCTACGCCAGATCACGCTACGCGATAATCCACCAATGCAATCCCGCCGAATTGTCGGATACAACACTCGATCTCCGTAATGCCAGGCATCCCCTCCTTGGTCCGGAAGTCGTGCCCACCACCATAACGATAAACGATACCTCCCGGGTTCTCATCATCACCGGCCCGAATACCGGGGGAAAGACCGTCACGCTCAAGACCGTCGGTCTTCTTTCCGCGATGACCCAGTTCGGTATGGAAATCCCTGCTGACGAAGGAAGCGTTCTTCCCGTTTTCGATTCGATCTATGCCGATATCGGCGACGAACAGTCGCTGGAACAATCCCTCTCGACATTTTCCGGCCACATCGTCAACCTCTCGAGGATTATCGGAGGAAGCAGCGGGGAATCGCTTGTTCTTCTCGACGAACTCGGGGCCGGAACCGATCCGGAAGAGGGGGTCGCGATCGCGATGGCGATTCTGGATCATTTTATCGAGAAGGGAAGTATGGTGATTTCGACGACCCATCACGGAATTCTCAAAAATTACGGTTATACGAGGGATTCGGTTGAAAATGCCGCCATGGAGTTCGATACCGAGACACTCACCCCGCGCTACCGCCTTATCATGGGAGTGCCGGGTGAAAGCTACGCGCTGACGATTGCCGGAAGACACGGCATCCCGTCGGAAATCATCGACCATGCCAAGCGCTACCTTTCTGATGAACGGACGGATATATCCCGCCTGATCCGAAAGCTTTCGGAAAAGCAGCGGGAATTGCTGCAGGAAGAAATGAACCAGCGGGTCAGGGAGAAAGCGCTGCTCGAAGAGAAACGCCGGGCCGATCTGAAGGAACTCAGACTCAGACAGAAGGAATATGAACTCAGAAAACACGGTATCAGGGAACTGAGGGATTTTTTCCTTAAAAGCAGAAAGGAACTCGAGAAATTCGTACTGGAATTACGGGAAGGAGAGGTGACAAAGGACAAGGTCTCGCAACTGAAAGACCGGCTACGCGGTATCGAGAAAAAGGTACGTGCGGAGGAACGATTGCTGCAAGAGCAGTTCGAGGGAATTGTCGAAAGATCGGCGATACCGGTACAGACGGGGATGACCGTTCGTATCAAAAATACCGGAAAAATCGGGAAGGTGATCCGCAAGGTAAAAGGCGGCAGATGGATTGTCGAAACTCCGACCATGAAGGTGACCCTTTCCGCCCATGAAATAGAAGCGGCCGGCGAAGAGACGGACAAAAATGAGGGGGTGGTGACGACGATGACTCACGGGTTGTCCGGCGATCCCGTTCTCCAGATGGATCTCAGGGGATATCGGCTCGAGGACGCCCTCAGGCAGATCGAAAAGCAGATCGACGGTGCGATCATCCGGGGCCTCCGGGAATTCAGCATCATACACGGGAAGGGGGACGGGATCCTCCAGCAGGGAGTACACCGGTATCTGAAAAAGTGCCCGGTGGTTTCCGATTATCATTTTTCCCGGCCGGAAGAGGGGGGATTCGGAAAGACCATCGTGATTCTCGAGGTGTGA
- a CDS encoding fused response regulator/phosphatase, protein MEKEIYFEKHILIVDDSSIVRQLISTVLSQAGFKNIYQVNNGKAAIDLFTEKHIDLVLLDYNMPEMNGEEVLHHLKRLFPDVIVIMLSDQTDRNIVISLMRNADDYIVKAEVDKVKDEMLHVFNRCFAYHDLKTKNKDLMNKLSQRNKKLEEEIKMARKLQKEIFPDKIEKSDTFSIYVLSRQSEIIGGDFFSVIRLDPDFIGIFIGDICGHGIQAALLSFTLANAFKTAMNLKERISAQKTVKTLNSMLVRQFPGGSFAAGSYLVLNEKTASITFSGAFETPLLHYRTTGKVDRLINGNIVFMGLVDNDMVNIEESRIELQKGEKIIAFTDGLVEVQNQDNRRLGVEKIEKLLVKNRQLPVNVLCEGLYKEAAGFSNNIILDDVTIIGIERK, encoded by the coding sequence ATGGAGAAAGAAATATATTTTGAAAAGCATATCCTGATCGTCGATGATTCTTCCATAGTACGCCAGCTTATCTCTACGGTACTCTCGCAGGCGGGATTTAAAAATATATATCAAGTCAATAACGGAAAAGCCGCCATCGATTTATTCACGGAAAAACATATCGATCTGGTGCTGCTTGATTACAATATGCCTGAAATGAACGGCGAAGAAGTCCTGCATCATTTAAAAAGGCTTTTTCCGGATGTTATTGTCATTATGCTGAGTGATCAAACGGACAGAAATATCGTTATTTCTCTTATGCGGAATGCGGATGATTATATCGTCAAGGCGGAAGTCGACAAGGTAAAGGACGAGATGTTACATGTGTTCAATCGCTGCTTTGCCTACCATGATTTGAAAACCAAAAACAAGGACCTGATGAATAAATTAAGCCAGCGCAATAAAAAACTCGAAGAAGAAATCAAGATGGCAAGAAAACTCCAGAAAGAGATTTTCCCAGATAAAATCGAGAAATCGGATACATTTTCCATATATGTCTTATCGCGGCAAAGCGAAATTATCGGCGGTGATTTTTTTTCCGTTATTCGTCTCGATCCGGATTTTATCGGTATTTTTATCGGGGATATCTGCGGACACGGGATACAGGCGGCACTTCTCTCGTTTACCCTCGCCAATGCATTCAAGACCGCGATGAACCTGAAAGAGCGGATATCGGCCCAGAAAACGGTGAAGACACTCAATTCGATGCTTGTCAGACAGTTCCCGGGAGGCAGCTTCGCGGCAGGCAGCTATCTTGTATTAAACGAAAAGACCGCATCGATAACCTTTTCAGGCGCTTTTGAAACACCACTGCTTCATTACCGGACAACGGGGAAAGTCGACCGTCTGATCAATGGTAATATCGTGTTTATGGGCCTTGTGGACAATGATATGGTCAATATCGAGGAGTCGAGGATTGAATTACAAAAAGGAGAGAAAATAATCGCCTTTACCGACGGACTCGTGGAAGTACAGAATCAGGATAACCGGCGTCTCGGTGTTGAAAAAATAGAAAAGCTTCTCGTAAAGAACCGGCAACTTCCGGTAAACGTTCTCTGTGAAGGGTTGTACAAAGAGGCTGCCGGGTTCAGTAACAATATCATCTTGGACGATGTGACGATTATCGGAATAGAAAGAAAATGA
- a CDS encoding CotH kinase family protein: MKKPEISLPVTALISGVFLNVLSFSCVNPGAAVIRENRPVPVYEEDTRKPVFSVTHGIYESAFSVSVSSDTPGAFISYTLDCSDPLEATGAITLPSPAVIRIDPYRNPNGTLPAVILRASACAEGYNPSESVTHSYLFLNDIASLSPNEKQPGKLWPEQNKYSKVYQQFDYGLDPEIYTQQEYKEDLFPAFRQIPILSLVSGHENFFDRKTGIYTNPEYHGREWERAGSLELIDEEVGFQINAGIRIRGGWSRHKDFLKHSFRLFFRKEYGKGKLDYPLFGDEGVESFDKIDLRTSQNYSWANKYDTAFYNTMLRDIFSRDLQGDMGQPYTRSEYYHLFLNGCYWGLYQTQERPDARYAAAYFGGSVDDYDVIKVDVGERWNMYKTEATDGTTEAWRSVYDLARAGFASDEAYFRLEGRNGEGKRESDKAVLVDIDNLIDFMIIVFYTGNFDCPLCKFRGDRDPNNFYAIYNRTDNDRGFFFLVHDAEHCLFVDPVAVGTGLYENRVDLIRSFPRFEKFTPQDLHNALVKSPRYRKRFDERVKKHFSGDGALTYENNLARFKKRMNRIDLAIIAESARWGDGKRNKPMTKENWVWAVKQILEEFFPKRTAIVLEQLEAAGLYVP, translated from the coding sequence ATGAAAAAACCCGAAATATCATTACCGGTCACCGCGCTTATATCGGGGGTCTTCCTCAATGTGCTTTCCTTCTCCTGCGTGAATCCCGGTGCGGCGGTTATCAGAGAAAACCGGCCAGTTCCTGTCTATGAGGAAGATACACGGAAACCGGTCTTCAGTGTTACACACGGCATTTACGAGTCCGCTTTTTCGGTCAGTGTGTCTTCGGATACGCCGGGAGCTTTCATTTCCTATACCCTCGACTGCTCGGACCCGCTTGAAGCAACCGGTGCAATCACCCTCCCCTCACCGGCCGTCATCCGTATCGACCCGTATCGCAATCCGAACGGAACCCTTCCCGCCGTGATTCTCCGCGCATCAGCCTGCGCGGAAGGGTATAATCCCAGCGAATCGGTGACACATTCATACCTCTTCCTGAACGACATCGCCTCGTTGTCTCCCAACGAAAAACAGCCCGGAAAATTGTGGCCGGAACAGAACAAATACTCGAAAGTATATCAGCAATTCGATTACGGACTCGATCCGGAAATTTACACTCAACAGGAATACAAAGAAGACCTCTTTCCCGCCTTCAGGCAGATACCGATTCTCTCCCTTGTTTCCGGGCATGAAAATTTTTTCGACAGAAAAACAGGGATTTATACAAACCCCGAATATCATGGAAGGGAATGGGAACGGGCCGGCTCGCTCGAGCTTATCGATGAGGAAGTGGGGTTTCAGATCAACGCCGGTATACGGATTCGCGGGGGATGGAGCAGGCACAAGGACTTTCTGAAACACTCGTTCCGGCTGTTTTTCAGAAAAGAATACGGCAAGGGTAAACTCGATTATCCCCTCTTTGGCGACGAAGGGGTGGAAAGCTTTGACAAAATCGATCTCAGGACATCACAGAACTATTCCTGGGCCAACAAATACGATACCGCGTTTTACAATACCATGCTGCGTGATATATTTTCACGAGATCTGCAGGGTGATATGGGACAGCCGTATACGCGAAGCGAATATTATCACCTTTTTCTCAACGGTTGTTACTGGGGATTGTACCAGACACAGGAAAGGCCCGATGCCAGGTACGCGGCCGCGTATTTCGGTGGTTCGGTAGACGATTATGACGTCATCAAGGTCGATGTCGGTGAACGATGGAATATGTATAAAACAGAGGCGACCGACGGTACCACGGAAGCCTGGCGAAGCGTATACGATCTCGCTCGGGCCGGATTTGCCTCCGATGAAGCATACTTTCGTCTTGAAGGCAGAAACGGCGAGGGAAAACGTGAGTCCGATAAGGCGGTGCTTGTCGACATCGATAATCTGATCGATTTCATGATCATCGTTTTTTATACGGGAAACTTCGACTGCCCCCTCTGTAAATTCCGCGGCGACCGCGACCCGAACAATTTCTATGCTATATATAACAGAACAGACAACGACAGGGGGTTTTTCTTTCTGGTTCACGATGCGGAACACTGTCTTTTTGTCGATCCGGTTGCCGTCGGAACAGGGCTGTATGAAAACCGGGTCGATCTTATAAGAAGTTTCCCGCGGTTCGAAAAATTCACCCCACAGGACCTTCACAACGCCCTGGTAAAAAGCCCCCGTTACAGAAAACGCTTCGACGAACGGGTCAAAAAACATTTTTCAGGCGATGGGGCGCTTACGTATGAAAACAACCTCGCCCGTTTCAAAAAAAGAATGAACCGGATCGATCTTGCGATCATCGCCGAATCCGCCCGATGGGGCGACGGGAAACGGAACAAGCCCATGACAAAAGAAAACTGGGTGTGGGCGGTAAAGCAGATACTCGAAGAGTTTTTTCCGAAACGCACCGCCATCGTTCTGGAACAACTCGAAGCGGCCGGGCTGTATGTGCCGTGA